The following proteins are co-located in the Apium graveolens cultivar Ventura chromosome 5, ASM990537v1, whole genome shotgun sequence genome:
- the LOC141660459 gene encoding uncharacterized protein LOC141660459 has protein sequence MIGSIDCMHWEWKNCPSGWGGAYSGRKGRPTIILEAVASYDTWIWHAFFGVPGAQNDINVLGQSHVFDKVIAGNSPTVVFHVNGKRYNNAYYLADGIYPRYSTFVKTISNPATQSQKLFAKKQEAYRKDVERCFGILQSRWAILRHGARMHKRSTLRSIMMTCIILHNMIVEDEFVEEDFVEPVEEDLMNPLASQVYDGPVDSNGVRIPFAPVQRNGRNQQAFWDRIENLESAYIHTMLQNDLVEHNWAIEANQ, from the coding sequence ATGATTGGAAGTATCGATTGTATGCACTGGGAGTGGAAGAATTGTCCAAGCGGGTGGGGAGGGGCTTATAGTGGTCGAAAAGGACGACCTACTATTATTCTAGAGGCAGTCGCTTCTTATGACACTTGGATCTGGCACGCTTTTTTTGGTGTGCCTGGAGCTCAAAATGATATTAATGTTCTAGGTCAGTCTCATGTATTTGATAAAGTCATCGCAGGAAATAGTCCAACGGTGGTGTTTCACGTCAATGGAAAAAGATACAACAATGCGTATTATCTTGCTGATGGAATTTATCCGAGGTATTCAACATTTGTAAAAACTATATCAAATCCTGCCACTCAATCACAAAAATTATTTGCTAAGAAACAGGAGGCATATCGCAAAGATGTGGAGAGGTGTTTTGGTATCTTGCAATCTCGATGGGCTATTCTTCGTCATGGTGCTCGGATGCATAAGCGTTCCACACTTAGAAGCATCATGATGACTTGCATCATATTGCATAACATGATAGTCGAGGATGAATTCGTGGAAGAAGATTTTGTAGAGCCGGTAGAAGAAGATTTAATGAATCCATTAGCATCACAAGTTTATGATGGGCCAGTAGATAGTAATGGAGTTCGAATTCCTTTTGCACCAGTACAAAGAAATGGAAGAAATCAACAAGCATTTTGGGATCGTATTGAGAACTTGGAATCAGCTTATATCCATACAATGCTTCAAAATGATTTGGTGGAGCACAACTGGGCAATAGAAGCTAATCAATAG
- the LOC141660458 gene encoding uncharacterized protein LOC141660458 codes for MGTNWLPSEELQLCVSWARQSVDPITGRYSNKNNLWGRIHDDYAKNWCGTPENPHAEPRSKVALDSHWTPLKRALKKWQCAKNQASRYSASGTNLVDEITQAQGLYFKEMNKTFDKWECYEAVAAHPQFIDVPTTSPPFQRNFPTQMDSPPINLNSDDCVDEEGFTTPESF; via the exons atggGTACTAATTGGCTCCCTTCCGAAGAATTACAATTATGTGTTTCGTGGGCTCGACAATCTGTTGATCCGATCACCGGTCGATATTCGAACAAAAATAATTTATGGGGACGAATTCACGATGATTATGCAAAAAATTGGTGTGGCACTCCAGAGAATCCTCATGCCGAACCTCGTTCAAAAGTTGCTCTTGACTCGCATTGGACACCATTGAAGAGAGCACTAAAAAAATGGCAATGTGCAAAAAATCAAGCTAGTAGATATAGTGCAAGCGGAACCAATTTGGTAGATGAg ATAACTCAGGCTCAAGGACTATATTTTAAGGAAATGAATAAGACATTTGACAAATGGGAATGTTATGAAGCAGTTGCGGCACATCCTCAATTTATAGACGTTCCCACTACTTCTCCTCCATTTCAACGAAATTTTCCAACACAAATGGATTCACCACCAATCAATTTGAATAGTGATGATTGCGTTGATGAAGAAGGTTTCACGACTCCAGAGTCCTTCTAG